The Alistipes megaguti sequence GGCGGTGGATCTCGTGGGGCTCGGTCACCACCCACTGGCCGTTCTCATAGTAACGGCCCTTCTGGGTCACCTCGCGGATATTGATCTCGGGGTTGAAGTTCGTGGCGAAGGCCATGCCGTGGTTGCCGGCATTGCAGTCGACGATGTCGAGGTAGTGGATCTCGTCGAAATGATGTTTGGCGGCGTAGGCCGTGAAGATGGCCGTGACACCCGGGTCGAAACCGCAGCCCAGGATGGCCGTCAGACCGGCAGCCTTGAAACGGTCCTGATAGGCCCACTGCCAGGAGTATTCGAAATGCGCCTCGTCCTTGGGCTCGTAATTGGCCGTATCGAGGTAGTTGCAGCCGCACTCCAGACAGGCATCCATGATGGTCAGGTCCTGATACGGGAGTGCCACGTTGACCACGATGTCGGGTTTGAAGGCCCGGAAGAGCTCGCACAACTGCGGTACGTTGTCGGCATCCACCTCAGCGGTTTTCACGCGGTTGCCTCCGATGGCCGCGGCAATGGCATCGCATTTGGATTTGGTTCGGCTGGCCAGCATCACATCCGTGAAGACCGGATTGGCAGCGATTTTCTGGGTCACCACCGTTCCGACGCCTCCGGCTCCGATAATCAGCGCTTTACACATATTTCACAAGGTTTAGAAGTAAATTTGCTTTTTCCGAGTACAAAATTATCTTTTTCTTCGAGCAAAACAAAATCGG is a genomic window containing:
- a CDS encoding saccharopine dehydrogenase family protein: MCKALIIGAGGVGTVVTQKIAANPVFTDVMLASRTKSKCDAIAAAIGGNRVKTAEVDADNVPQLCELFRAFKPDIVVNVALPYQDLTIMDACLECGCNYLDTANYEPKDEAHFEYSWQWAYQDRFKAAGLTAILGCGFDPGVTAIFTAYAAKHHFDEIHYLDIVDCNAGNHGMAFATNFNPEINIREVTQKGRYYENGQWVVTEPHEIHRPLHYPEIGERESYVIYHEELESLVKNYPTIKRARFWMTFGKEYLTHLRVIQDIGMARIDPILYNGVEIVPIQFLKAVLPDPKSLGANYHGKTSIGCRIRGVKDGKEHTYYIYNNCDHEEAYKETGTQAVSFTTGVPAALGASMWAKGLWRGAGVFNVEEFDPDPFLAELGEQGLPWHELFDVDIEV